A part of Pirellulales bacterium genomic DNA contains:
- a CDS encoding flagellar protein FlgN produces the protein MDTTWDDEIGGLLHELAAVQGELLGLLDEKRRLLVKTDLVGLAAMHDREQAIVGRLQSCHERRAQLLVQAQADALPADSIRSLAAALPVERAKPLRAQLVESGARWRLLQHQCLANWVLAQRSIVHLAQLLEIIATGGKPRPTYGNGPPSGQQGALLDQAA, from the coding sequence GACTGCTACACGAGCTGGCCGCCGTGCAGGGCGAACTGCTCGGGCTGCTCGACGAGAAACGGCGCCTGCTCGTGAAAACCGATCTGGTGGGGCTGGCCGCGATGCACGATCGCGAGCAGGCCATCGTCGGTCGGTTGCAATCGTGCCACGAACGCCGCGCACAATTGCTGGTACAGGCCCAGGCCGATGCGCTGCCGGCCGACAGCATCCGCTCGCTAGCGGCGGCGCTCCCCGTCGAGCGAGCCAAGCCGCTGCGGGCCCAGTTGGTCGAATCGGGAGCGCGGTGGCGACTGCTGCAGCACCAGTGCCTGGCCAATTGGGTGCTAGCACAGCGCAGCATCGTGCACTTGGCCCAACTGTTGGAGATTATTGCTACGGGCGGCAAGCCACGGCCGACATATGGAAATGGGCCCCCCTCGGGCCAGCAAGGCGCCTTACTCGACCAGGCAGCCTAG
- the flgK gene encoding flagellar hook-associated protein FlgK → MSLFGSIQLANNAIRAQQVGLQVVGQNIANANTPGYLREEVVFVPAAAQRLGNLTLGLGVEVDSIRQKVDKFLQERLRGAGSDRAGADAKTKVLSQLEGLLSELGDTDISSSLNEFFNSVQEVLNQPESVSVRNLASLKGQTLSGLINRTYSRANSIRSDVNQQVIGAKEDINRLIEEIRTLNVQIVRTEGGSVSKSDAVGLRDQREVALSNLSELISIQVQEQDSGAVNVYSGGDYLVFEGLSRSVEIAERTDHGLTIGDLRIADTDSPLDLSSGKVGGLVAARDEILTNFTDQLDGFAKSLAYEFNRIFSSGQGLTGYTSLTSERPVDDVDEPLDAAGLPFTPEHGSFQVLVYNVNTKLTETHDVAIDLDGLDDDTSLNSLATALDAIDGISAQITADRRLKIDRESSEQQFAFRNDSSGVLAALGLNVFFSGSAAGDLGVSQPIKDDPSKFAASRDGIGHDTLNGVDLAGFLNRPLDSAGGDTLEVLYDKLTGSVTQNASVSRAVADGYSVFEESLRGEQLAISGVSIDEEAVRLISYQRAFQASAKYIATINELLGILVSI, encoded by the coding sequence ATGTCTCTGTTCGGCTCAATTCAACTGGCCAACAACGCGATTCGCGCGCAGCAAGTGGGCCTGCAAGTCGTTGGCCAGAACATCGCCAACGCGAATACGCCAGGCTACCTGCGCGAAGAGGTCGTCTTCGTTCCGGCGGCGGCGCAGCGGCTCGGCAATCTCACGCTGGGCCTGGGGGTCGAAGTTGATTCGATCCGCCAGAAGGTCGACAAGTTCCTGCAAGAGCGGCTTCGCGGCGCAGGCAGCGATCGGGCCGGCGCCGACGCCAAGACCAAGGTCCTGTCGCAGCTCGAGGGCCTGCTCTCTGAGCTGGGTGACACCGACATCAGCTCGTCGCTCAACGAGTTCTTCAACAGCGTCCAAGAAGTGCTCAATCAGCCGGAAAGCGTCTCAGTGCGCAATCTGGCATCGCTCAAGGGGCAAACGCTCAGCGGTCTGATCAATCGCACCTATAGCCGCGCCAACAGCATTCGTAGCGACGTCAACCAGCAGGTGATCGGCGCCAAGGAAGACATCAATCGCCTGATCGAGGAAATTCGTACGCTCAACGTGCAGATCGTCCGCACCGAGGGCGGTTCGGTGTCGAAGAGCGACGCGGTGGGGTTGCGCGACCAGCGCGAGGTCGCCTTGTCGAATCTTTCCGAACTGATCTCCATCCAGGTACAAGAGCAGGATAGCGGCGCCGTCAACGTCTACAGCGGCGGGGACTACCTCGTGTTCGAGGGGCTCAGCCGTAGCGTGGAAATCGCCGAACGGACCGATCACGGCCTGACCATTGGCGACCTGCGGATCGCCGATACCGATTCGCCGCTCGACCTGTCGAGCGGTAAGGTGGGCGGGCTCGTCGCCGCGCGCGATGAGATTCTGACCAATTTCACCGATCAGCTCGACGGCTTCGCCAAGTCGCTGGCCTACGAATTCAATCGCATCTTTTCGTCGGGCCAGGGTCTCACCGGCTATACCTCGCTCACGAGCGAACGGCCTGTCGACGACGTCGACGAACCGCTCGACGCGGCCGGGCTGCCGTTCACGCCTGAGCATGGTTCATTTCAGGTGCTGGTCTACAACGTCAATACGAAGTTGACGGAGACGCACGACGTCGCCATCGATCTCGACGGGCTCGACGACGATACGTCGCTCAATTCGCTGGCCACGGCGCTCGACGCCATCGACGGCATCTCGGCCCAGATTACGGCCGACCGCCGGCTGAAGATCGATCGCGAGTCGAGCGAGCAGCAATTTGCCTTTCGCAACGATTCGAGCGGAGTCCTGGCGGCCCTGGGACTGAACGTGTTTTTCTCGGGCAGCGCGGCCGGAGATTTGGGCGTGTCGCAACCGATCAAGGACGATCCCAGCAAATTCGCCGCCAGCCGCGACGGCATCGGCCACGACACGCTCAACGGCGTCGATCTGGCCGGATTCCTGAATCGCCCGCTCGATTCGGCCGGCGGCGACACGCTCGAGGTGCTCTACGACAAGTTGACCGGCAGCGTCACGCAGAACGCTTCGGTCAGCCGCGCGGTGGCCGATGGCTATTCGGTCTTCGAGGAATCGCTCCGCGGCGAGCAATTGGCCATCAGCGGCGTGAGCATCGACGAAGAGGCCGTGCGGTTGATTTCTTACCAACGCGCCTTTCAGGCATCGGCCAAGTACATCGCCACGATCAACGAACTGCTCGGCATCCTGGTGTCGATCTAA